From the genome of Syntrophales bacterium:
TTCTGCCCGGATACTTGAGGTCACGAAAGTGCATCTCCAGCCAGAGGACAAGAATTTACAAAGAGCCGTTTTCTTCCTTCCCGATCAGGCTGATCCAAATTCGCTTGTTACCCGATTGACGCAAGAAGCAGGGCTGAGAATCGAAGATCAGACATGGCGGCAAGTTGCCCGTCATGATGAGGAGAAAATTAAAGAATTACGCAAACAGATCCAGTTCCTTAAAGCTGGAAGAAATACACTTCAAGCCGCCATCTTCTCTCTCGAGACCCAGATTCAGTTCTGGCAATCTCAGACCAAGGCGAAAATGAAGACTATTCCCGATGCCTTCAACATGGCTTCGGCAATTGGCAAAAACATCCAGAAGGCGTACCAGGGCAAGCTGTCTTCTGAGCCGGAACTTGAGAGGCTTAATAAACAGATCAAAGATATGGAGGATGAACTAAACCGGATTGTGGGGGAAAAGGAAACTCGCTGGGAGGTAACCGTCCTCTTTTCCGGCTCTAAAGCACAGGAAGCGTTGCTGACGTATACCTATTCCATGTCCGGCTGCGGGTGGCTGCCCCTGTACCGTCTTGACGCCCGGCCACAGGAAAGGCGAATATTGTTTTTCTGGGAGGCGGAGATCTGGCAAAGTTCAGGCCAGGACTGGAACGGGGTAAACATAAGCATTGCCACGCTCCAGCCTGCATCATCGTCCACACCACCTGAGCTGCCCCCCTGGATCATCAAGCCACGTCCCGAGATCAGGCTCAAGGGCGGGCGACAGAACGATAAAGCAGAGGCCTCGCCGGCATTTTCAGAAGCGGATAACCTGACAGAGACCCTCCCATCTGTACCACGCCAGATCAGGCAAAGCACTTTTTCTCTCTGGCAGTTAGGTAAGAAGAATATACCGGCAGGATCACGGCAACGGGTAAAAATCCAGGAGGACGCATGGCCTGCCGACTTCACCCACCTGATGAGACCCAGCCTGAGTGTCCAGGCCTTTGTCAGGGCCT
Proteins encoded in this window:
- a CDS encoding mucoidy inhibitor MuiA family protein; amino-acid sequence: MIKHYTWIRTAAIAIILCLYPFVAGAVPREVTLFPGSARILEVTKVHLQPEDKNLQRAVFFLPDQADPNSLVTRLTQEAGLRIEDQTWRQVARHDEEKIKELRKQIQFLKAGRNTLQAAIFSLETQIQFWQSQTKAKMKTIPDAFNMASAIGKNIQKAYQGKLSSEPELERLNKQIKDMEDELNRIVGEKETRWEVTVLFSGSKAQEALLTYTYSMSGCGWLPLYRLDARPQERRILFFWEAEIWQSSGQDWNGVNISIATLQPASSSTPPELPPWIIKPRPEIRLKGGRQNDKAEASPAFSEADNLTETLPSVPRQIRQSTFSLWQLGKKNIPAGSRQRVKIQEDAWPADFTHLMRPSLSVQAFVRASVNLPEPMEIPRGEATFMVDGAILGKRKFSFAGQEGTFFFGVDPLVTAHLLLVSKKSGEKTFLEDKQTYKWDWRIDVQNARTSPVRVRIEDPCPQARDERIKLSLQHEPPPSEQDPATRTWSFDLPAGQKKSILTTIVLTAPRDMNLDLGWRH